Proteins encoded together in one Xenopus laevis strain J_2021 chromosome 6L, Xenopus_laevis_v10.1, whole genome shotgun sequence window:
- the LOC108718447 gene encoding oocyte zinc finger protein XlCOF15-like, with translation MRKMDLQIKNWPDKEKNWSLLAAGYRLVPFGPEISNRKRIRTTGFNSIKDVHHILSQIQSQSAREPCNECCRSSNQKYYKDKRSSALKMHIKTNKQCQHGLKKSNISQKKNLNSGLKSLFSSKKLNTVAKIISAVKPFICPKCERRFCSNRNLLTHQRIHTGRTFVCSKCGKCFSHKKILIAHKWLHTGRKPFTCTECNKDFLWNRDLQEHENHNEKGKMDNSHLETHSKENSYNYTEYKTSCQNKNTFKTQIKTHTKDKICI, from the exons ATGAGAAAAATGGATCTCCAAATCA AGAACTGGCCTGATAAAGAGAAGAACTGGAGCCTCCTTGCTGCAGGATATCGATTGGTCCCATTTGGACCAGAGATCTCCAATAGGAAGAGAATCAGAACGACTGGATTTAATTCAATTAAAGATGTTCATCACATTCTCAGCCAAATCCAAAGTCAGTCAGCCAGGGAGCCGTGCAATGAATGTTGTAGATCATCCAACCAGAAATAttacaaagacaagaggtcttcTGCTCTCAAGATGCACATAAAAACTAACAAGCAATGTCAGCACGGTTTGAAGAAGAGTAacatttctcaaaaaaagaaCTTGAACTCAGGATTAAAATCACTTTTTAGTAGCAAAAAACTAAACACCGTGGCTAAAATCATTAGTGCTGTGAAACCTTTTATCTGCCCAAAATGTGAAAGGAGATTTTGTAGCAATAGGAACCTTCTCACCCACCAGAGAATTCACACGGGGAGGACGTTTGTCTGCTctaaatgtgggaaatgtttctcACACAAAAAGATCCTCATAGCTCACAAATGGCTTCATACTGGGAggaaaccattcacctgcactGAATGTAATAAGGACTTCTTATGGAACAGGGACCTTCAGGAACATGAAAATCACAATGAAAAGGGGAAGATGGACAACAGTCATCTAGAGACTCACTCAAAAGAAAATTCTTATAACTACACGGAGTACAAGACAAGCTGCCAGAATAAGAACACGTTTAAAACTCAGATTAAGACTCACACAAAAGACAAGATCTGTATCTGA
- the LOC121394802 gene encoding gastrula zinc finger protein XlCGF57.1-like, producing MTQRKNTFNCDILRGNVVFVIVSPRDRHTDRFPDTTGKCCEDSVDPLHVAQEKDQDTSHMEIMDLQIKNWPDKEKDWGIFAAGYRLVPFGSEISNKNRIRTVGFSAIQGLHHKLDKIQSPTARLPSPYNECGRSSNQKYSKHKRSSALNETTERNTNKQGRYGLRKSKNSQNCKSLNSGLKSLRRKMSPHSRKQNIVAKISSPVKPFICPKCKRRFCSNRNLLTHQRIHTGRRFACSKCGKCFSHKKILIAHRWLHTGRKPFTCTECNKGFLWNKDLQKHKKLHEKGKMDISDLGAHSEGNPYIYTENRTSCRNKNMSETEFKTHTKDKSFTCTECEESFSLKSRLIAHLLIHTGERPFDSTKCGKSFRRNQYLKEHLSTHREDRPHVCTECGKTYKYKHGLNTHLHSHKVNTYFPCSECRKIFSSKASLDIHLRHHTEKTFPCTECDKTFKQKKNLKRHQMIHTGEKPFECTECGKRFREKRKMELHCLIHSGVKPFECSECGQQFRLKHGLKFHQLSHTGERPHECSECGRGFRSTCELADHIRSHTGEKPFICSECGKSYMTHGGLVCHLRTHTGEKPFVCVECGKRFQQAGMLRSHLENHIRIKRFQCAECGKSYILEKCFKTHLLIHTR from the exons ATGACACAGAGGAAAAACACCTTCAACTGTGACATTCTCAGGGGAAACGTGGTCTTTGTTATTGTCAG TCctagagacagacacacagacagatttcCTGACACAACTGGGAAGTGCTGTGAAGACTCAGTAGATCCCCTGCATGTTGCACAGGAGAAGGATCAGGACACAAGCCACATGGAAATAATGGATCTCCAAATCA agAACTGGCCCGATAAGGAAAAGGACTGGGGTATCTTTGCTGCCGGATATCGATTGGTCCCATTTGGATCAGAGATCTCCAATAAGAACAGAATCAGAACAGTTGGATTCAGTGCAATTCAAGGTCTTCATCACAAACTCGACAAAATCCAAAGTCCAACCGCAAGGTTGCCATCTCCATACAATGAATGTGGTAGATCATCCAACCAGAAATATTCCAAACATAAGAGGTCTTCTGCTCTCAATGAGACCACAGAACGCAACACGAACAAGCAAGGTCGATATGGTTTGAGAAAGtctaaaaattctcaaaactgtaaAAGCTTAAATTCAGGATTAAAATCTCTCCGTAGAAAGATGTCTCCACATAgcagaaaacaaaacattgtgGCTAAAATCAGCAGTCCTGTGAAACCTTTTATCTGCCCAAAATGTAAGAGGAGATTTTGTAGCAATAGGAACCTTCTCACCCACCAGAGAATTCACACGGGGAGGAGGTTTGCCTGCTctaaatgtgggaaatgtttctcTCACAAGAAGATCCTCATAGCTCATAGATGGCTTCATACTGGGAggaaaccattcacctgcactGAATGTAATAAGGGCTTCTTATGGAACAAAGATCTTCAAAAACATAAGAAGCTCCATGAAAAGGGGAAGATGGACATCAGTGATCTTGGGGCTCACTCAGAAGGAAATCCTTATATCTACACTGAGAACAGGACAAGCTGCCGGAATAAGAACATGTCTGAGACTGAGTTTAAGACTCACACAAAAGACAAGAGCTTTACCTGCACTGAGTGTGAGGAAAGCTTCAGTCTTAAGAGTCGACTCATTGCCCACCTTCTAATTCATACAGGAGAGAGGCCCTTTGACTCTACTAAGTGTGGGaaaagcttcagaagaaatcaATATCTGAAAGAACATCTCAGCACCCACAGAGAAGATCGACCCCATGTTTGTACTGAgtgtgggaaaacatacaaatataaacatGGTCTAAATACTCATCTTCACAGTCACAAAGTCAACACGTATTTTCCTTGCAGTGAGTGTAGGAAAATCTTTAGTTCTAAGGCTTCACTCGATATTCATCTTAGACATCACACAGAAAAGACTTTCCCTTGCACTGAGTGTGATAAaacctttaaacaaaagaaaaaccttAAAAGGCATCAAATGatccacacgggggagaaaccattcgAGTGCACAGAGTGCGGGAAACGCTTccgggaaaaaagaaaaatggagttACATTGTCTCATTCATTCCGGTGTGAAACCTTTTGAGTGTTCGGAGTGTGGCCAACAGTTTAGATTGAAACATGGACTTAAATTTCACCAGTTAAGTCACACCGGGGAAAGACCACATGAGTGTAGTGAGTGTGGGAGAGGCTTTAGGTCTACTTGTGAACTTGCTGATCACATACGGagtcacacaggggagaaaccattcatcTGTAGTGAGTGTGGGAAAAGCTATATGACTCACGGTGGCCTTGTTTGTCATCTACGcactcacacaggggagaaaccttttgTTTGTGTTGAGTGCGGGAAAAGGTTCCAGCAAGCGGGTATGCTAAGGTCCCATCTTGAGAATCACATCAGAATAAAGAGGTTTCAATGTGCAGAGTGTGGGAAAAGCTACATTTTAGAGAAATGTTTTAAAACCCATCTTCTCATTCATACAAGATAG
- the LOC121394805 gene encoding gastrula zinc finger protein XlCGF57.1-like, producing the protein MNLQIKNWPNKEKDWGIFAAGYRLVPFGSEISNKNRIRTGGFSAIQGLHHNLDKIQSPTARLPSPYNECGRSSNQKYSKHKRSSALNETTERNTNKQGRYGLRKIKSSQNRKSLNSGLKSLSRKMTPHSRKQNIVAKISSPVKPFICPKCKRRFCSNRNLLTHQRIHTGRRFVCSKCGKCFSHKMILIAHRWLHTGRKPFTCTECNKGFLWNKDLQKHKKLHEKGKMDISDLGAHSEGNPYIYTENRTSCRNNNMSETEFKTHTKDKSFTCTECEESFSLKSRLIAHLLIHTGEKPFVCNKCGKGFRRNQYLKEHLSTHREDRPHVCTECGKTYKYKCGLNTHLHSHKVNKRFPCSECGKILSSKTSLTIHLRYHTGKTFPCTECDKTFREKKTLKMHQMIHTGEKPFECTECGKRFREKRKMKLHCLIHSGVKPFECLECGQQFRLKHGLKFHQLSHTGERPYECSECGRGFRSSSELADHIRSHTGEKPFICNECGKSYRNHSGLIYHLRTHTGEKPFICNECGKSYMDHSSLVCHLHTHTGEKPFVCVECGKRFQKVSLLRIHLETHIRVKGFECVECGKSYVSEKGFKTHLLTHTT; encoded by the exons ATGAATCTCCAAATCA aGAACTGGCCCAATAAGGAAAAGGACTGGGGTATCTTTGCTGCCGGATATCGATTGGTCCCATTTGGATCAGAGATCTCCAATAAGAACAGAATCAGAACAGGTGGATTCAGTGCAATTCAAGGTCTTCATCACAACCTCGACAAAATACAAAGTCCAACCGCAAGGTTGCCATCTCCATACAATGAATGTGGTAGATCATCCAACCAGAAATATTCCAAACATAAGAGGTCTTCTGCTCTCAATGAGACCACAGAACGCAACACGAATAAGCAAGGTCGATATGGTTTGAGAAAGATAAAAAGTTCCCAAAACCGTAAGAGCTTAAATTCAGGATTAAAATCTCTCAGTAGAAAGATGACTCCACatagcagaaaacaaaatattgtggCTAAAATCAGCAGTCCTGTGAAACCTTTTATCTGCCCAAAATGTAAGAGGAGATTTTGTAGCAATAGGAACCTTCTCACCCACCAGAGAATTCACACGGGGAGGAGGTTTGTCTGCTctaaatgtgggaaatgtttctcTCACAAGATGATCCTCATAGCTCATAGATGGCTTCATACTGGGAggaaaccattcacctgcactGAATGTAATAAGGGCTTCTTATGGAACAAAGATCTTCAAAAACATAAGAAGCTCCATGAAAAGGGGAAGATGGACATCAGTGATCTTGGGGCTCACTCAGAAGGAAATCCTTATATCTACACTGAGAACAGGACAAGCTGCCGGAATAATAACATGTCTGAGACTGAGTTTAAGACTCACACAAAAGACAAGAGCTTTACCTGCACTGAGTGTGAGGAAAGCTTCAGTCTTAAGAGTCGACTCATTGCCCACCTTCTAATTCATACAGGAGAGAAGCCCTTTGTCTGTAATAAGTGTGGGAAAGGCTTCAGAAGAAATCAATATCTGAAAGAACATCTCAGCACCCACAGAGAAGATCGACCCCATGTTTGTACTGAgtgtgggaaaacatacaaatataaatgtggtCTAAATACTCATCTTCACAGTCACAAAGTAAACAAGCGTTTTCCTTGCAGTGAGTGTGGGAAAATCCTTAGTTCTAAGACTTCGCTCACTATTCATCTTAGATATCACACAGGAAAGACTTTCCCTTGCACTGAGTGTGATAAAACCTTTAGAGAAAAGAAAACCCTCAAAATGCACCAAATGatccacactggggagaaaccattcgAGTGCACAGAGTGTGGGAAACGCttcagggaaaaaagaaaaatgaagttaCATTGTCTCATTCATTCTGGTGTGAAACCTTTTGAGTGTTTGGAGTGTGGCCAACAGTTTAGATTGAAACATGGACTTAAATTTCACCAGTTAAGTCACACCGGGGAAAGACCATATGAGTGTAGTGAGTGTGGGAGGGGCTTTAGGTCTAGTAGTGAACTTGCTGATCACATACGGagtcacacaggggagaaaccattcatcTGTAATGAGTGTGGGAAAAGCTACAGGAATCACAGTGGCCTTATTTATCATCTACGcactcacacaggggagaaaccttttaTCTGTAATGAGTGTGGGAAAAGCTATATGGATCACAGTAGCCTTGTTTGTCATCTACACactcacaccggggagaaacctTTTGTTTGTGTTGAGTGTGGGAAAAGGTTTCAGAAAGTGAGTTTGCTAAGGATCCATCTTGAGACACACATCAGAGTAAAGGGGTTTGAATGTGTAGAGTGTGGGAAAAGCTACGTTTCAGAGAAAGGTTTCAAAACCCATCTTCTCACTCATACAACATAG